Proteins from a genomic interval of Rana temporaria unplaced genomic scaffold, aRanTem1.1, whole genome shotgun sequence:
- the LOC120923482 gene encoding extensin-3-like isoform X2, translated as MGPPYIHGTTLYTGPPYTRDHLTYMGPPHLHGTTLYEGPPYTWDPLIYTGPPYTRDHLIHGTTSPTWEPLIHGTTSPTRDHLTYAGPPQLHGTTLYKGPPYLHETTLYTWDHLTYMGPPYIHGTTLYTGPPYTRDHLIHGTTSPTWEPLIHGTTSPTRDHLTYAGPPQLHGTTLYKGPPYIHGTTSPTWDHLTYMGPPYTRDHLIHGTPLYTRDHLIHGTTLYTWDPLIYMGPPYIHGTTSPTRDHLVYAGPPQLHGTTLYKGPPYLHETTLYTRDHLIHGTTLYMGPPYTWDHLIYMGPPHLHGTPSPTWDPLTFCFLLNV; from the exons ATGGGACCCCCTTATATACACGGGACCACCTTATACACGGGACCACCTTATACACGGGACCACCTCACCTACATGGGACCACCTCACCTACATGGGACCACCTTATACGAGGGACCACCTTATACATGGGACCCCCTTATATACACAGGACCACCTTATACACGGGACCACCTTATACACGGGACCACCTCACCTACATGGGAGCCCCTTATACATGGGACCACCTCACCTACACGGGACCACCTCACCTACGCAGGACCACCTCAATTACATGGGACCACCTTATACAAG GGACCACCTTACTTACATGAGACCACCTTATATACATGGGACCACCTCACCTACATGGGACCACCTTATATACACGGGACCACCTTATACACGGGACCACCTTATACACGGGACCACCTTATACACGGGACCACCTCACCTACATGGGAGCCCCTTATACATGGGACCACCTCACCTACACGGGACCACCTCACCTACGCAGGACCACCTCAATTACATGGGACCACCTTATACAAGGGACCACCTTATATACATGGGACCACCTCACCTACATGGGACCACCTCACCTACATGGGACCACCTTATACGAGGGACCACCTTATACATGGGACCCCCTTATATACACGGGACCACCTTATACACGGGACCACCTTATATACATGGGACCCCCTTATATACATGGGACCACCTTATATACACGGGACCACCTCACCTACACGGGACCACCTCGTCTACGCAGGACCACCTCAATTACATGGGACCACCTTATACAAGGGACCACCTTACTTACATGAGACCACCTTATATACACGGGACCACCTTATACATGGGACCACCTTATACATGGGACCACCTTATACATGGGACCACCTTATCTACATGGGACCCCCTCACCTACATGGGACCCCCTCACCTACATGGGACCcccttacattttgttttttattaaatgtttga
- the LOC120923482 gene encoding extensin-1-like isoform X4, protein MGPPYIHGTTLYTGPPYTRDHLTYMGPPHLHGTTLYEGPPYTWDPLIYTGPPYTRDHLIHGTTSPTWEPLIHGTTSPTRDHLTYAGPPQLHGTTLYKGPPYIHGTTLYKGPPYLHETTLYTWDHLTYMGPPYIHGTTLYTGPPYTRDHLIHGTTSPTWEPLIHGTTSPTRDHLTYAGPPQLHGTTLYKGPPYIHGTTSPTWDHLTYMGPPYTRDHLIHGTPLYTRDHLIHGTTLYTWDPLIYMGPPYIHGTTSPTRDHLVYAGPPQLHGTTLYKGPPYLHETTLYTWDPLTYMGPPHLHGTPLHFVFY, encoded by the exons ATGGGACCCCCTTATATACACGGGACCACCTTATACACGGGACCACCTTATACACGGGACCACCTCACCTACATGGGACCACCTCACCTACATGGGACCACCTTATACGAGGGACCACCTTATACATGGGACCCCCTTATATACACAGGACCACCTTATACACGGGACCACCTTATACACGGGACCACCTCACCTACATGGGAGCCCCTTATACATGGGACCACCTCACCTACACGGGACCACCTCACCTACGCAGGACCACCTCAATTACATGGGACCACCTTATACAAGGGACCACCTTATATACATGGGACCACCTTGTACAAGGGACCACCTTACTTACATGAGACCACCTTATATACATGGGACCACCTCACCTACATGGGACCACCTTATATACACGGGACCACCTTATACACGGGACCACCTTATACACGGGACCACCTTATACACGGGACCACCTCACCTACATGGGAGCCCCTTATACATGGGACCACCTCACCTACACGGGACCACCTCACCTACGCAGGACCACCTCAATTACATGGGACCACCTTATACAAGGGACCACCTTATATACATGGGACCACCTCACCTACATGGGACCACCTCACCTACATGGGACCACCTTATACGAGGGACCACCTTATACATGGGACCCCCTTATATACACGGGACCACCTTATACACGGGACCACCTTATATACATGGGACCCCCTTATATACATGGGACCACCTTATATACACGGGACCACCTCACCTACACGGGACCACCTCGTCTACGCAGGACCACCTCAATTACATGGGACCACCTTATACAAGGGACCACCTTACTTACATGAGACCACCTTATA TACATGGGACCCCCTCACCTACATGGGACCCCCTCACCTACATGGGACCcccttacattttgttttttattaa
- the LOC120923482 gene encoding extensin-3-like isoform X3, whose product MGPPYIHGTTLYTGPPYTRDHLTYMGPPHLHGTTLYEGPPYTWDPLIYTGPPYTRDHLIHGTTSPTWEPLIHGTTSPTRDHLTYAGPPQLHGTTLYMRPPYIHGTTSPTWDHLIYTGPPYTRDHLIHGTTLYTGPPHLHGSPLYMGPPHLHGTTSPTQDHLNYMGPPYTRDHLIYMGPPHLHGTTSPTWDHLIRGTTLYMGPPYIHGTTLYTGPPYIHGTPLYTWDHLIYTGPPHLHGTTSSTQDHLNYMGPPYTRDHLTYMRPPYIHGTTLYMGPPYTWDHLIHGTTLSTWDPLTYMGPPHLHGTPLHFVFY is encoded by the exons ATGGGACCCCCTTATATACACGGGACCACCTTATACACGGGACCACCTTATACACGGGACCACCTCACCTACATGGGACCACCTCACCTACATGGGACCACCTTATACGAGGGACCACCTTATACATGGGACCCCCTTATATACACAGGACCACCTTATACACGGGACCACCTTATACACGGGACCACCTCACCTACATGGGAGCCCCTTATACATGGGACCACCTCACCTACACGGGACCACCTCACCTACGCAGGACCACCTCAATTACATGGGACCACCTTA TACATGAGACCACCTTATATACATGGGACCACCTCACCTACATGGGACCACCTTATATACACGGGACCACCTTATACACGGGACCACCTTATACACGGGACCACCTTATACACGGGACCACCTCACCTACATGGGAGCCCCTTATACATGGGACCACCTCACCTACACGGGACCACCTCACCTACGCAGGACCACCTCAATTACATGGGACCACCTTATACAAGGGACCACCTTATATACATGGGACCACCTCACCTACATGGGACCACCTCACCTACATGGGACCACCTTATACGAGGGACCACCTTATACATGGGACCCCCTTATATACACGGGACCACCTTATACACGGGACCACCTTATATACATGGGACCCCCTTATATACATGGGACCACCTTATATACACGGGACCACCTCACCTACACGGGACCACCTCGTCTACGCAGGACCACCTCAATTACATGGGACCACCTTATACAAGGGACCACCTTACTTACATGAGACCACCTTATATACACGGGACCACCTTATACATGGGACCACCTTATACATGGGACCACCTTATACATGGGACCACCTTATCTACATGGGACCCCCTCACCTACATGGGACCCCCTCACCTACATGGGACCcccttacattttgttttttattaa
- the LOC120923481 gene encoding arylacetamide deacetylase-like 3, producing the protein LLFSYRLAPEHRYPAAFEDCLKAAAHFLQTAPEFGVDASSVIISGDSAGGNLAAAVCQALVERTDLPKPLAQVLIYPAVQAIDFHLPSYIQNRAVPILYRERAVFYFMNYIDGDLEMMDEVLNGDHVPVELKVKFRKWLGAENIPEEFKVRGHNLRVMSSHDEDVYEAHKRALEPSLSPLLAEDSVIRQQPKTYILTCEFDVLRDDGILYKKRLEDHGVPVTWYHVKDGFHGIINFFDGGKLSFQSGKLAVDNILNFINGI; encoded by the coding sequence cttctttttagttACCGTCTGGCACCAGAACACCGGTACCCGGCAGCGTTTGAGGATTGTCTGAAGGCCGCCGCCCACTTCCTACAGACGGCCCCAGAATTCGGAGTTGACGCTTCTTCCGTCATTATCAGTGGAGACAGTGCCGGGGGAAACCTCGCGGCCGCCGTGTGTCAGGCTCTTGTAGAGCGGACAGATCTTCCGAAGCCCCTGGCCCAGGTTCTGATTTATCCCGCAGTCCAGGCCATTGACTTCCATTTACCGTCCTACATCCAGAACCGGGCGGTGCCCATCCTGTACCGGGAGCGCGCCGTCTTCTACTTCATGAATTACATAGATGGAGACTTGGAGATGATGGACGAGGTTCTGAATGGAGACCACGTCCCCGTGGAACTGAAAGTCAAGTTCAGGAAGTGGTTGGGGGCCGAGAACATTCCGGAGGAATTTAAGGTCCGGGGGCACAACCTCCGAGTCATGTCTTCCCACGATGAAGACGTCTATGAAGCCCACAAGAGGGCCCTGGAGCCCAGCTTGTCCCCATTGCTGGCCGAGGACTCCGTCATCCGCCAACAACCAAAGACTTACATTCTAACCTGCGAGTTCGATGTTCTGCGCGATGACGGCATTCTCTACAAGAAACGCCTAGAGGACCACGGAGTCCCGGTCACCTGGTACCACGTGAAGGACGGCTTCCACGGCATCATCAACTTCTTCGATGGCGGAAAACTGTCATTTCAATCCGGGAAGCTCGCCGTGGACAACATCCTGAATTTTATCAATGGGATTTGA
- the LOC120923482 gene encoding proline-rich extensin-like protein EPR1 isoform X1, which produces MGPPYIHGTTLYTGPPYTRDHLTYMGPPHLHGTTLYEGPPYTWDPLIYTGPPYTRDHLIHGTTSPTWEPLIHGTTSPTRDHLTYAGPPQLHGTTLYMRPPYIHGTTSPTWDHLIYTGPPYTRDHLIHGTTLYTGPPHLHGSPLYMGPPHLHGTTSPTQDHLNYMGPPYTRDHLIYMGPPHLHGTTSPTWDHLIRGTTLYMGPPYIHGTTLYTGPPYIHGTPLYTWDHLIYTGPPHLHGTTSSTQDHLNYMGPPYTRDHLTYMRPPYIHGTPSPTWDPLTYMGPPYILFFIKCLILGFTQKYSQSVMSRLNLFPIRNYHRSFHPIHSSVFLPQVS; this is translated from the exons ATGGGACCCCCTTATATACACGGGACCACCTTATACACGGGACCACCTTATACACGGGACCACCTCACCTACATGGGACCACCTCACCTACATGGGACCACCTTATACGAGGGACCACCTTATACATGGGACCCCCTTATATACACAGGACCACCTTATACACGGGACCACCTTATACACGGGACCACCTCACCTACATGGGAGCCCCTTATACATGGGACCACCTCACCTACACGGGACCACCTCACCTACGCAGGACCACCTCAATTACATGGGACCACCTTA TACATGAGACCACCTTATATACATGGGACCACCTCACCTACATGGGACCACCTTATATACACGGGACCACCTTATACACGGGACCACCTTATACACGGGACCACCTTATACACGGGACCACCTCACCTACATGGGAGCCCCTTATACATGGGACCACCTCACCTACACGGGACCACCTCACCTACGCAGGACCACCTCAATTACATGGGACCACCTTATACAAGGGACCACCTTATATACATGGGACCACCTCACCTACATGGGACCACCTCACCTACATGGGACCACCTTATACGAGGGACCACCTTATACATGGGACCCCCTTATATACACGGGACCACCTTATACACGGGACCACCTTATATACATGGGACCCCCTTATATACATGGGACCACCTTATATACACGGGACCACCTCACCTACACGGGACCACCTCGTCTACGCAGGACCACCTCAATTACATGGGACCACCTTATACAAGGGACCACCTTACTTACATGAGACCACCTTATA TACATGGGACCCCCTCACCTACATGGGACCCCCTCACCTACATGGGACCcccttacattttgttttttattaaatgtttgatTTTGGGTTTTACACAAAAATATTCGCAGTCTGTTATGTCGCGTCTCAATCTCTTTCCGATACGGAATTATCATCGATCCTTCCATCCGATCCACAGCTCAGTGTTCCTCCCTCAG GTGTCATAA
- the LOC120923482 gene encoding uncharacterized protein LOC120923482 isoform X5, with product MGPPYIHGTTLYTGPPYTRDHLTYMGPPHLHGTTLYEGPPYTWDPLIYTGPPYTRDHLIHGTTSPTWEPLIHGTTSPTRDHLTYAGPPQLHGTTLYKGPPYIHGTTLYKGPPYLHETTLYTWDHLTYMGAPYTWDHLTYTGPPHLRRTTSITWDHLIQGTTLYTWDHLTYMGPPHLHGTTLYEGPPYTWDPLIYTGPPYTRDHLIYMGPPYIHGTTLYTRDHLTYTGPPRLRRTTSITWDHLIQGTTLLT from the exons ATGGGACCCCCTTATATACACGGGACCACCTTATACACGGGACCACCTTATACACGGGACCACCTCACCTACATGGGACCACCTCACCTACATGGGACCACCTTATACGAGGGACCACCTTATACATGGGACCCCCTTATATACACAGGACCACCTTATACACGGGACCACCTTATACACGGGACCACCTCACCTACATGGGAGCCCCTTATACATGGGACCACCTCACCTACACGGGACCACCTCACCTACGCAGGACCACCTCAATTACATGGGACCACCTTATACAAGGGACCACCTTATATACATGGGACCACCTTGTACAAGGGACCACCTTACTTACATGAGACCACCTTATATACATGGGACCACCTCACCTAC ATGGGAGCCCCTTATACATGGGACCACCTCACCTACACGGGACCACCTCACCTACGCAGGACCACCTCAATTACATGGGACCACCTTATACAAGGGACCACCTTATATACATGGGACCACCTCACCTACATGGGACCACCTCACCTACATGGGACCACCTTATACGAGGGACCACCTTATACATGGGACCCCCTTATATACACGGGACCACCTTATACACGGGACCACCTTATATACATGGGACCCCCTTATATACATGGGACCACCTTATATACACGGGACCACCTCACCTACACGGGACCACCTCGTCTACGCAGGACCACCTCAATTACATGGGACCACCTTATACAAGGGACCACCTTACTTACATGA